The Fusarium poae strain DAOMC 252244 chromosome 2, whole genome shotgun sequence nucleotide sequence CGTAGCCACCACGGAAACAGCCCCCGCCACTGCAAGCGACCCCACGGAGGAAACTGAGTCCCTCGACCTCAGGCCTTACTCTCTACCTTCTGTTCGTGAGCTATTACGGGTGTTGGTAAACTTTTTGGATCCTCAAGATCGAACGCACACAGATACAATGAGAGTCATGGCATTGCGGATCATACATGTCGCTCTCGAGGTTGCAGGCCCCTTTATTTCTCGACATCCGGCCCTGGCAGGCATAGCAGAGGATCGCCTATGTTGCTATCTGTTCCAGCTGGTGAGGTCTGATAACATGGCCCTCCTCGAAGAGTctcttgttgttgctgggaCACTCTTGGCAACTTGCCGTGGAGTGCTCAAGCTTCAACAGGAATTGTTCCTTTCATACCTGGTTGCTTGTTTGCACCCTAAAGTTGAGATACCTCGCGAGCCCGGAATTGACCCTTCTCTTTATGCTGGTATTCCACAAACTCCCAAGTTGGTAAAAACTTCACAATCGTCGCAGCCCAGCAGCGGACGATCCACCCCAGTCCCGGTCAAGGACCGTCAAAAGCTTGGCTTGGAGGGGGGTGCTCGCAAACCAGATGCCCGCCAGGCTATGGTGGAAAGTATCGGCGTCTTGTCGCGAATGCCAACGTTTATGGCCGAGCTCTTCATCAATTACGATTGTGATGTCGACCGGGCTGATCTTTGTGAAGACATGATTGGTCTACTTTCCAGGAACGCCCTTCCCGACTCTGCAACGTGGAGCACTACAAGTGTACCACCACTCTGCCTTGATGCGCTACTTCGGTATATTCAGTTCATTGATGAGCGACTTGAAGAGGACCCCGTGGTCGAAGGTTTCCCAGACCCGGAGGCTTTGAGAGATCAACGGCGTAAGAAGAAGATTATCATTAAGGGCGCAAGCAAGTTCAACGAGAAGCCCAAGGCAGGCCTGGGATACCTAGAAGCACAGGGTATCATCAAGGATGCATCGGATCCTGTGGCGGTGGCTAACTTCCTCAAGGGCACCTCTCGTGTCAATAAGAAAGTTCTTGGTGACTTTATCTCTAAGCGAGGTAATGAAACAATTCTTGAGGCTTTCTTGAATCTTTTTGACTTCTCTGGAAAGCGAGTGGACGAGGCTTTGCGCCAATTTCTAGAATCCTTCCGATTGCCTGGAGAGGCGCCTTTGATTGCCACGATCGTGGAAGCGTTCTCTGAAAAGTTTTGTTCCGATGATTCAACTGGTGAAGTTGCTGACAAGGATGCGGTATACATCTTGACCTACGCCATTATCCTGTTGAACACCGACCAGCACAACCCCAACTTGGAAGCGAAAAAACGCATGACACTGGAGGATTTTGCCAGGAACCTAAGGGGAACCAACAATGGCCAAAACTTTGCACCTGAGTATCTGGAGACAATCTACAAGTCAATCAAATCGAACGAGATTATCCTTCCTGACGAGCACGACAACAAGCATGCCTTTGACTATGCTTGGAGAGAACTTCTTCTCAAGACAGAGTCAGCTGGCCCCCTTGTCATCTCCAATACGAATATTTATGATGCCGATATGTTTGCAACAACGTGGAAGCCCATTGTTTCCACGTTGTCTTATGTCTTCATGTCCGCCACCGACGATGCCGTCTTTGCCCGCATCGTCACTGGCTTCCATGAGTGTGCTCGCATTGCGACGAAATACAAGAACACAGAGGCACTCGACCAGATCATTTACTGCCTCAGCCATATGTCGACTTTGGCAGCTGATTCACAATTCAACACTTCTTTGAACACTGAAGTCCAAGCTGGTGATGGCAGTGTCATGGTTAGTGAGCTTGCTGTTAAGCTCGGACGAGACCTCCGGGCCCAGCTAGCGACGCTTGTGCTCTTCCGTGTTGTCACTGGCAGTGAGGAACTAATTCACAGGAGTTGGAAATATGTAGGTATTCTTACCCTGTCACCTAACGTCCTGCTAACAAAAGTAGATGATTCGCATATGGCTCAACCTTTTTAATAACTCACTCATATCATCTTTTTCTCCAGACAATCTGCCAAGTTTGCCATTACCGTCCATCCCCCTTCAGACGCCATCACAAGTCATCGACCGAGGAGCACGGAACGCAGATACCGGCTTCTTTTCGGCCTTTACATCATACATCTCTAGTTACGCTGCGGATGACCCCCCTGAACCATCCGATGAGGAACTAGAGAGCACGCTCTGCACTATTGATTGTATTAAGCAATGTAATATGACTGCCGTGTTCGAAAACATTGCGTGAGTCGCCCCGTAGGCCTGTCCATTTCTATACCGGAAACTAACCTTTTGCAAGGAATTTGAATCCGTCTGTGGCCAAGCTCATTGTTGAAACACTTGTTGATCAGCTGCCTGAGGATTCAACCACGACTGTCATTAGTGTCAAGCATGAGAGTATGCCGGCATCAGCCACAAATGGTCACACGCGACCACCAGGACACATAGAGTATGATCCGAGTGTGGCATACATTCTTGAGTTTTGTACGCTGTTGGCATCACGGGATGCCGAGTCAATCGAAAGCATGGGCAAAATTGTCTTTGACACACTCCAGAGCGTACTCCGAGATCCTGCACGATACCATACTGTCACGGTTTCTAGAGCATCGTTCTATGCTCTGAAGCTGCTCAACATCGGCTATGTAAGTCTGACGATCACCCACTTGTAATGTAATTCTAATTCCGTTTAGGATCACGACTTCGTCAACGTCCCCTTTTTACTTCATACAATCTCAACTCTGCCACAAGAGGCATTGGGTAAGAACTCGGATTTGGTTCTGCAGGGCCTCTCGCTGTGCATTGAGGAATCTGGCCCCTTAAGACGCGAGATGATGACGTCCCCTGATTTTTGGGTCATCCTGCGAACCTTGGCTCAACGCCCTGAGGCGGCAGCATTGGTGTTTGAAATCTTGGAGAAGGGAACCACCGGAACGCCTCCAGCCATCATGGCCGATAACTACGAAGCGGCAATTTCGCTCTTGAATGACTTTGCTTCTGCTGCTAGCCC carries:
- a CDS encoding hypothetical protein (BUSCO:925at5125); the protein is MSRDEQPPLNMESPRPSGVSSFENRALPARMQYRSRPVSVAVDPLSLIISECISITSAIQKHARSPHSSVSAILGGSPNPLQLGPPSPSPHERSKSPVGSISGDGSHDGLTNRWGLRGQRGKSMQDNPLIAGFGKLRHELAGVKDIRSFDAPTILAPFLHVIQTKGTAAPITILALGALRKFLAYGFISPESPRFALAMQSLSVAVTHCQFDISDSGQVEVVLLMILNLMEDMMSGPGGDILSDESVCDMMGRGLAICSQPRFSPVLRRTAEASLVKMCQIIFEDVKHLETEAGEDGETLEHQADDDLDTVRMENPAPETGGLSTEPMSLEVPGTSTPDPERMSRDTVATTETAPATASDPTEETESLDLRPYSLPSVRELLRVLVNFLDPQDRTHTDTMRVMALRIIHVALEVAGPFISRHPALAGIAEDRLCCYLFQLVRSDNMALLEESLVVAGTLLATCRGVLKLQQELFLSYLVACLHPKVEIPREPGIDPSLYAGIPQTPKLVKTSQSSQPSSGRSTPVPVKDRQKLGLEGGARKPDARQAMVESIGVLSRMPTFMAELFINYDCDVDRADLCEDMIGLLSRNALPDSATWSTTSVPPLCLDALLRYIQFIDERLEEDPVVEGFPDPEALRDQRRKKKIIIKGASKFNEKPKAGLGYLEAQGIIKDASDPVAVANFLKGTSRVNKKVLGDFISKRGNETILEAFLNLFDFSGKRVDEALRQFLESFRLPGEAPLIATIVEAFSEKFCSDDSTGEVADKDAVYILTYAIILLNTDQHNPNLEAKKRMTLEDFARNLRGTNNGQNFAPEYLETIYKSIKSNEIILPDEHDNKHAFDYAWRELLLKTESAGPLVISNTNIYDADMFATTWKPIVSTLSYVFMSATDDAVFARIVTGFHECARIATKYKNTEALDQIIYCLSHMSTLAADSQFNTSLNTEVQAGDGSVMVSELAVKLGRDLRAQLATLVLFRVVTGSEELIHRSWKYMIRIWLNLFNNSLISSFSPDNLPSLPLPSIPLQTPSQVIDRGARNADTGFFSAFTSYISSYAADDPPEPSDEELESTLCTIDCIKQCNMTAVFENIANLNPSVAKLIVETLVDQLPEDSTTTVISVKHESMPASATNGHTRPPGHIEYDPSVAYILEFCTLLASRDAESIESMGKIVFDTLQSVLRDPARYHTVTVSRASFYALKLLNIGYDHDFVNVPFLLHTISTLPQEALGKNSDLVLQGLSLCIEESGPLRREMMTSPDFWVILRTLAQRPEAAALVFEILEKGTTGTPPAIMADNYEAAISLLNDFASAASPRQPKMQPRSPRSPRTNPPKQEKKLNPEAVNRGSKAVNMLYNMTDRIPHLMQQSQLESSEAWSAYWLPIFQALTTQCANPCRDVRQLAFSALQRSLLSPELTCSDPKEWTAIFGKVLFPLITQLLKPEVFLSDRDGMSEMRVQSASLLCKVFLQYMVLLSEWDGMLDLWIKIIEIMDRLMNSGQGDSLEEAVRENLKNVLLFMASSGNLVSPHKDPSKEKLWSETWKRIDRFLPELRGELALDEPPSKESADEKTVEAPAKSQDAGEEIQEKAVEDVETSSSDDS